A single region of the Chryseobacterium sp. 6424 genome encodes:
- a CDS encoding endonuclease — protein sequence MKRFLLYALFIPFIGFAQAPAGYYDAATSLTGYALKTKLSEIISTKYISWHYGDLQQMYNLTDLDRYYDHDAENQTYLLDIYSEIPNGPDNYEYTSNQMIGSANAEGLGWNREHMMPQSTFYSNYPMYSDLFFVIPTDARINQLRSNYPYGMAGSPNYYTFSNGSKISRNSTPGSGYTGRVYEPIDEFKGDIARSLLYFAVRYEAKLSSFNYFTGTTAANDMSPLDGTNERAFENWYLALLLQWHEQDPVSQREIDRNNAVFSLQKNRNPFIDHPEWVRQIWNQTLDAVAPGAPMNLTANKVSAYFVNLSWDSPSDSDVLGFKIYQNGTLINTTKDRNVIIDRLSPSTTYNFTVKTYDASYLESAESLVLPVTTIDHDVFAKDLMITKYLEGSDASNALEITNKTGHTVNLNRYRLSIQFYNSTNANYYFPAPYELEGVIAHNETLVILNPYAKFTCITNDDARFVTAAPQLTFTGSQYLELRYQSTTVDAIGFKNTDNYATLANKSLYRNTAVNHPNDTFTSTEWQEYPLDFCENLGVLAASPITPIKTRYKVYPNPVENVLTIEGHHLKRIHKAVIYDASGKMIRQINQPFTSKNTLNIENLAPGIYLLQINDVTLKFIKK from the coding sequence ATGAAGAGATTTTTACTGTATGCGCTTTTTATACCTTTTATAGGATTTGCACAGGCACCCGCCGGATATTATGATGCCGCTACCAGCCTTACCGGATATGCTCTAAAGACCAAACTTTCTGAAATAATTTCTACCAAATACATCAGTTGGCATTATGGCGACCTGCAACAGATGTACAACCTTACAGACCTTGACCGGTATTACGACCACGACGCGGAAAACCAGACGTATTTGTTGGATATTTATTCTGAAATACCTAATGGTCCGGATAACTACGAATACACATCCAACCAGATGATTGGTTCTGCAAATGCCGAAGGACTGGGCTGGAACCGCGAACACATGATGCCGCAAAGCACTTTTTACAGTAATTATCCCATGTATTCGGATCTGTTTTTCGTAATTCCTACCGATGCACGCATCAATCAACTCCGCAGCAACTATCCTTATGGCATGGCTGGTTCACCAAATTACTACACCTTTTCAAACGGTTCTAAAATCAGTAGGAACAGTACGCCGGGTTCGGGTTATACGGGCCGTGTATATGAGCCGATAGATGAGTTTAAAGGAGATATTGCCCGCAGCTTGCTTTATTTCGCGGTGCGTTATGAAGCTAAACTAAGTTCATTCAACTATTTTACGGGGACTACGGCTGCCAATGATATGAGTCCGCTTGACGGTACGAATGAGAGAGCTTTTGAAAACTGGTATTTGGCGTTATTGCTGCAATGGCACGAGCAAGATCCGGTGTCGCAAAGGGAAATTGACCGTAATAATGCGGTTTTTTCGCTACAGAAAAACCGGAATCCTTTTATAGACCATCCGGAATGGGTGCGCCAAATATGGAATCAAACCCTTGATGCTGTTGCGCCAGGTGCGCCGATGAATCTTACCGCCAATAAAGTGAGTGCCTATTTCGTAAATTTAAGTTGGGATTCGCCCTCGGACAGCGATGTTCTGGGTTTTAAAATCTATCAGAATGGCACGCTGATTAATACAACCAAAGATAGGAATGTCATTATTGATCGGTTATCGCCATCCACTACATATAATTTTACCGTTAAGACCTATGACGCCAGTTATTTGGAATCTGCGGAGAGCCTTGTGCTGCCAGTCACCACAATTGATCATGATGTATTTGCGAAAGACCTGATGATTACCAAATATCTGGAAGGTTCAGATGCCAGCAACGCTCTGGAAATTACCAATAAGACAGGACATACAGTTAACCTGAATAGGTATAGACTCAGCATACAGTTTTATAACAGTACCAATGCGAACTATTATTTCCCGGCACCTTACGAATTAGAAGGTGTTATCGCGCATAACGAAACATTGGTGATCCTTAACCCTTATGCTAAATTTACATGTATAACGAATGATGATGCACGTTTTGTAACGGCCGCGCCACAACTTACATTTACCGGAAGCCAGTATTTGGAACTCCGCTATCAATCTACCACAGTTGATGCGATTGGATTCAAAAATACGGACAATTATGCGACGCTTGCCAACAAGTCCTTATACAGAAATACTGCGGTGAATCATCCAAACGACACCTTTACTTCCACGGAATGGCAGGAATATCCTTTAGATTTTTGCGAGAATCTAGGCGTTTTAGCTGCCAGCCCAATAACACCCATTAAAACCAGATACAAGGTTTACCCAAATCCTGTAGAGAATGTACTGACAATTGAAGGTCATCATTTGAAGCGGATACACAAGGCTGTGATATACGATGCGTCTGGTAAAATGATCCGTCAAATCAACCAGCCTTTCACTTCAAAAAATACATTAAATATTGAAAATCTGGCACCTGGGATTTATTTACTTCAAATAAATGACGTTACACTGAAGTTCATAAAGAAATAA
- a CDS encoding helix-hairpin-helix domain-containing protein, with the protein MRSPIQFSAVKNYFFGLATSGAILCSGFLYFNAKEKQEQPPEDIHNIEYVESEHISLEEFNPNALSAEEWQKLGFSERQVATILKYKNMVGGSFSSKQQLERCYAISAEKFSELEPYILLPEENRGRYSTSFANYQPYSSTSQGTAKKLHIQGKFNPDDFTQQDFMRMGFTPRQSASILKYKKFLGGSFLSKEKFSECYMISEDQYRQMEPYLLLPEKSADNTARFTTSSKQQPKLKHQPFNPNALDAAGWRALGFSEKQAQVIVNYRERQLKGSFKSLEDIKRCFVISPEKFEELQPFIILNTEVPAPNSASVNKTAVSQTTPQNTTDFSTIDLNQITYKQLIEFGFDQKSAAMLLSFRKKLGGFMNRQQIVDTYDINKDLAQKLVEIARLDNSKIEKYHLTDAPEEWLKNHPYFKYSADKIIFYRTTNPNDKKIWKLLKLKPEYETRMKWYIKES; encoded by the coding sequence ATGCGCTCACCCATCCAGTTTTCAGCGGTTAAAAATTATTTTTTCGGTTTAGCAACATCCGGGGCAATTTTATGTTCCGGTTTTTTATATTTCAATGCAAAAGAGAAACAGGAACAACCACCGGAAGACATCCATAATATTGAATACGTTGAAAGCGAGCATATATCACTGGAAGAATTTAATCCGAATGCACTATCGGCAGAGGAATGGCAGAAATTGGGATTCTCTGAGCGGCAGGTAGCTACTATTTTGAAATACAAGAATATGGTTGGCGGCAGCTTTTCATCTAAACAGCAACTCGAAAGATGTTATGCCATTTCAGCCGAGAAATTCAGCGAGCTGGAACCTTATATATTACTACCGGAGGAAAACAGAGGCCGCTATTCTACTTCTTTTGCCAACTATCAACCATACAGCAGCACGTCGCAAGGCACCGCTAAAAAACTTCATATACAGGGAAAATTCAATCCTGATGATTTTACGCAGCAAGATTTTATGCGTATGGGATTTACACCACGGCAGTCCGCATCAATATTAAAATACAAGAAATTCTTGGGCGGCAGTTTCCTTAGTAAAGAAAAATTCAGTGAATGCTACATGATCAGCGAAGACCAATATCGGCAAATGGAGCCTTACCTGCTTTTGCCGGAAAAGTCTGCGGATAACACGGCAAGATTTACAACCTCTTCTAAACAACAACCGAAGTTGAAGCATCAGCCATTCAATCCGAATGCATTGGATGCGGCAGGCTGGCGGGCATTGGGTTTTTCAGAAAAACAGGCTCAGGTCATCGTCAATTACAGAGAGCGCCAACTTAAAGGCAGCTTTAAATCGCTGGAAGATATTAAGAGATGCTTTGTGATTTCACCCGAAAAGTTCGAGGAACTACAACCATTTATTATACTGAATACAGAAGTTCCCGCACCAAACTCAGCCAGTGTCAATAAAACCGCTGTCAGCCAAACCACACCTCAGAATACCACAGATTTCTCGACCATAGATCTTAATCAGATCACTTACAAGCAACTTATTGAATTTGGTTTCGATCAAAAAAGCGCGGCAATGCTGCTGAGTTTCCGTAAAAAACTGGGTGGGTTTATGAACCGGCAACAAATTGTAGATACTTATGACATCAATAAAGATCTTGCGCAGAAACTTGTAGAAATCGCACGACTCGACAACTCGAAAATCGAGAAATATCATCTAACTGACGCGCCGGAAGAATGGCTGAAGAACCACCCCTACTTTAAATATTCGGCTGATAAAATTATTTTCTACAGAACCACCAACCCGAATGATAAAAAGATATGGAAACTCCTGAAATTGAAGCCTGAATATGAAACCCGCATGAAATGGTATATTAAGGAATCATGA
- a CDS encoding MerR family transcriptional regulator, protein MKLNLPDKLYYSIGEVAKAFDVNASLIRYWEQEFPVIKPKKNKKGNRYFTPEDIKNLQIIYHLVKEKGYTLDGARVALATNGKISETVSIINRLEFVKAELQKLKDSLVEKQ, encoded by the coding sequence ATGAAACTTAACTTACCAGACAAACTGTATTACTCCATCGGCGAAGTTGCCAAGGCATTTGATGTAAACGCGTCGCTCATCCGGTATTGGGAACAGGAGTTTCCGGTGATCAAACCTAAAAAAAACAAAAAAGGCAACCGCTATTTTACGCCGGAAGACATCAAAAACCTCCAGATCATCTATCATTTGGTAAAAGAAAAAGGCTATACACTAGATGGCGCCCGAGTAGCATTGGCGACTAATGGCAAAATCTCCGAAACGGTTTCCATCATCAATAGGCTGGAGTTTGTAAAAGCCGAATTACAGAAACTGAAAGACTCCCTAGTTGAAAAACAGTAG
- a CDS encoding DEAD/DEAH box helicase — MDLDKIYHKLQIQELNQMQKSAYKATDNQTDVVLLSPTGSGKTLAFLFPVLRNLDKGASGIQAMILVPARELALQIEQVFKSMGTDFKVSVCYGGHDKRTEVNNLIQAPAVLIGTPGRIAYHLRSGNFAPKTVKTVVLDEFDKALELGFEEDMGFIIQSLSTSAQRILTSATAMEKIPDFVGLKDEKTINFLKLQETKPDIQLKKVITTPEEKLDTLFRLLCKIGNKRTLIFCNHRDAVDRISELLREKGIARETFHGGMEQDERERALLKFRNDSARILITTDLASRGLDVPEVESIVHYQLPPKEDAFIHRNGRTARMNAKGFAYLIMTEDEHFPFIKADTAIEPLVGDYKIPGKTPFETIYISAGKKDKVNKVDIVGYLIKKGGLNKEDIGLIEVKDTTSYVAVEGKKVRNLLQTLNTEKLKGKKVKIEIAY, encoded by the coding sequence ATGGATTTAGACAAAATTTACCACAAACTACAGATTCAGGAACTTAACCAAATGCAGAAATCTGCCTATAAAGCTACTGATAACCAAACCGATGTGGTACTTTTATCCCCCACAGGTTCAGGGAAAACATTGGCCTTTCTTTTTCCGGTCTTACGGAATCTTGACAAGGGAGCATCGGGCATACAAGCGATGATCCTGGTACCGGCACGCGAACTGGCCTTGCAGATAGAGCAGGTTTTCAAATCGATGGGGACCGATTTTAAAGTATCAGTTTGCTATGGCGGCCATGATAAAAGGACTGAAGTAAATAACCTCATCCAAGCGCCTGCCGTATTAATCGGAACACCGGGCAGGATCGCCTATCATCTCCGGAGCGGGAACTTTGCGCCAAAAACTGTTAAAACTGTCGTTTTAGATGAGTTTGACAAGGCGCTTGAACTGGGTTTTGAAGAAGACATGGGTTTCATCATCCAATCGCTTTCAACTTCTGCGCAGCGTATTCTTACTTCTGCCACTGCGATGGAAAAAATTCCGGATTTTGTAGGTTTGAAAGACGAAAAAACCATTAATTTCCTGAAACTTCAGGAGACAAAACCGGATATCCAACTCAAAAAAGTAATAACCACACCTGAAGAAAAACTCGATACATTATTTAGACTTCTGTGTAAAATCGGTAATAAAAGAACGCTTATCTTCTGCAATCACCGCGACGCGGTGGACCGGATTTCGGAGCTGTTACGCGAAAAAGGCATCGCACGCGAAACCTTCCATGGTGGTATGGAGCAGGATGAGAGAGAGCGGGCGCTGCTGAAATTCCGGAATGATTCCGCCAGGATCTTAATTACAACCGATTTGGCTTCACGTGGTTTGGACGTACCGGAAGTAGAATCCATCGTTCATTACCAGTTACCGCCGAAAGAAGATGCGTTCATCCACAGAAACGGCCGAACCGCCAGGATGAATGCGAAAGGTTTTGCATACCTCATCATGACCGAGGATGAACACTTTCCGTTCATTAAAGCTGACACAGCGATTGAACCCCTGGTTGGTGATTATAAAATACCGGGAAAAACGCCATTCGAGACTATTTATATCAGTGCCGGAAAGAAAGACAAAGTCAATAAAGTAGATATTGTAGGCTATCTGATTAAAAAAGGTGGTTTGAATAAAGAAGACATTGGCCTTATCGAAGTTAAAGATACCACTTCGTATGTGGCGGTAGAAGGGAAAAAAGTGAGAAATTTGCTACAGACCTTAAATACGGAAAAACTGAAAGGCAAAAAAGTAAAGATCGAAATCGCTTATTAA
- the rpsA gene encoding 30S ribosomal protein S1: protein MSETTDKAEVLLNQNVAPEQFDWDSFESGLDADARKEKSDLEEIYNGSLNNLSDNDVLVGKVVRLTDKEAIVDINFKSEGVISLNEFRYNQGLKVGDEVEVMVDRREDKSGQLQLSHKKARTLKAWDKVNELHETGEIVNGFVKSRTKGGMIVDVHGIEAFLPGSQIDVKPIKDYDQFVGKTMEFKVVKINPEFKNVVVSHKALIEADLEGQKREIIGQLEKGQVLEGTVKNITSYGVFVDLGGVDGLIHITDLSWSRVNHPSEILSDGETVKVVILDFDDEKTRIQLGMKQLEPHPWDALSADLKVGDRVKGKVVVLADYGAFVEVAPGVEGLIHVSEMSWSTHLRSAGDFVKVGDEVEAEVLTLDREDRKISLGMKQLNQDPWSNIESKYPVGSQHTGTVRNFTNFGVFVELEEGIDGLIYISDLSWTKKIKHPSEFCNVGDKLNVVVLELDTAARRLSLGHKQLLENPWDKFETKYAEGTVHAGKATEVFDKGAQVQFEDAEVEAFCPSRLLEKEDGSKIKKGEDAQFKVIEFNKEFKRVVVSHTGIFRDEERKNVKEQSNKPVGSSSNEEKSTLGDLDVLAELKKKMEGGN, encoded by the coding sequence ATGTCAGAAACGACAGACAAAGCAGAGGTTCTTTTGAACCAAAACGTAGCACCGGAACAGTTTGATTGGGATTCTTTCGAATCAGGTCTTGATGCGGACGCCAGAAAAGAAAAGAGCGATCTGGAAGAGATCTACAACGGATCACTTAACAACCTGAGCGACAATGATGTACTTGTAGGGAAAGTGGTAAGACTTACCGACAAAGAAGCGATTGTTGACATCAACTTTAAGTCTGAAGGGGTAATCTCTCTTAATGAATTCCGTTACAACCAAGGCCTTAAAGTAGGTGACGAGGTAGAGGTAATGGTGGACAGAAGAGAAGACAAATCCGGACAGCTACAGCTTTCTCATAAAAAAGCCAGAACCCTGAAAGCTTGGGATAAAGTAAACGAACTTCACGAAACAGGTGAAATCGTTAACGGTTTCGTAAAATCAAGAACTAAAGGCGGTATGATCGTTGACGTACACGGTATCGAAGCGTTCTTGCCAGGTTCTCAGATCGATGTGAAGCCTATTAAAGATTACGATCAGTTCGTAGGTAAGACAATGGAGTTCAAGGTGGTGAAAATCAACCCAGAGTTCAAAAACGTTGTTGTATCTCACAAAGCGCTTATTGAGGCTGACCTTGAAGGCCAGAAGAGAGAAATCATCGGTCAATTAGAAAAAGGACAGGTTCTTGAAGGAACTGTTAAAAATATCACTTCTTACGGTGTATTCGTAGACCTTGGTGGTGTAGATGGATTGATCCACATTACAGACCTTTCTTGGTCTAGAGTAAACCACCCATCTGAAATCCTTTCAGACGGTGAGACTGTTAAAGTGGTAATTCTTGATTTCGATGACGAGAAAACAAGAATCCAATTAGGTATGAAGCAACTCGAGCCACACCCATGGGATGCGCTTTCTGCTGACCTTAAAGTTGGTGACAGAGTAAAAGGTAAAGTAGTGGTTCTTGCAGATTATGGTGCATTCGTAGAGGTTGCTCCTGGTGTAGAAGGACTGATCCACGTATCTGAAATGTCTTGGTCAACTCACTTGAGAAGTGCTGGTGATTTCGTGAAGGTAGGTGATGAAGTAGAAGCTGAAGTATTGACTTTAGACAGAGAAGACAGAAAGATCTCTTTAGGTATGAAGCAACTTAACCAAGATCCTTGGTCTAACATCGAAAGCAAATACCCAGTAGGTTCTCAGCACACAGGTACTGTAAGAAACTTCACCAACTTCGGTGTATTCGTAGAACTTGAAGAAGGTATCGACGGATTGATCTACATCTCAGACCTTTCTTGGACTAAGAAAATCAAGCATCCATCAGAATTCTGCAACGTTGGTGATAAACTGAACGTAGTAGTTCTTGAGTTGGATACTGCTGCCAGAAGACTTTCTTTAGGTCACAAGCAGCTTCTTGAAAATCCTTGGGATAAATTCGAGACTAAATATGCTGAAGGAACGGTACATGCAGGAAAAGCTACTGAAGTTTTCGACAAAGGAGCCCAAGTTCAGTTCGAAGATGCAGAAGTTGAGGCATTCTGCCCATCTAGATTGTTAGAGAAGGAAGACGGATCTAAGATCAAGAAAGGTGAAGACGCTCAGTTCAAAGTGATCGAATTCAACAAAGAATTCAAAAGAGTGGTAGTTTCTCACACTGGTATCTTCAGAGACGAGGAGAGAAAGAACGTAAAAGAGCAATCTAACAAGCCAGTAGGTTCTTCAAGCAACGAAGAAAAATCTACCCTGGGTGATTTAGATGTACTTGCTGAACTTAAAAAGAAAATGGAAGGCGGTAACTAA
- the rplS gene encoding 50S ribosomal protein L19, translated as MDLLKYVQDKYIAKKEFPEFKAGDTITVYYEIKEGAKTRTQFFKGTVIQLRGTGLTKTFTIRKMSGDVGVERVFPINMPALQKIEVDRRGKVRRARIYYFRNLRGKKARIKDAAYKK; from the coding sequence ATGGATTTATTAAAGTACGTACAAGACAAGTACATTGCTAAAAAAGAGTTCCCAGAATTCAAAGCCGGTGACACCATCACTGTGTATTACGAAATTAAGGAAGGCGCGAAAACAAGAACCCAGTTCTTTAAAGGAACTGTGATTCAGTTAAGAGGGACCGGACTTACAAAAACCTTTACCATTAGAAAAATGAGTGGTGATGTAGGTGTAGAAAGAGTATTCCCAATCAACATGCCTGCGCTTCAGAAAATTGAAGTGGACAGAAGAGGTAAAGTTCGCAGAGCGAGAATCTACTACTTCCGTAACCTTAGAGGTAAAAAAGCGAGAATTAAAGACGCTGCTTACAAGAAATAA
- a CDS encoding CoA transferase subunit A: MIDKRVNNAQEAIEGITDGMTLIIGGFGLCGIPENTINALVESNVSSLTCISNNAGVDDFGLGLLLQKRQIKKMISSYVGENAEFERQMLSGELEVELTPQGTLAEKCRAAQHGIPAFYTPAGYGTEVAEGKETKEFNGKMHILEHAFEADFSIVKAWKGDHAGNLIFKGTARNFNAPMAGAGKITIAEVEELVAPGELDPNEIHIPGIMVQRIFQGEKFEKRIEQRTVRKRA; this comes from the coding sequence ATGATCGACAAAAGAGTAAATAACGCCCAAGAAGCCATCGAAGGAATTACCGACGGCATGACCCTTATCATCGGCGGCTTCGGACTGTGCGGTATCCCCGAGAACACCATTAATGCGCTCGTAGAAAGCAATGTTTCATCCCTTACATGCATATCAAACAATGCGGGAGTTGATGATTTCGGTTTGGGACTGCTTTTACAAAAAAGGCAGATTAAAAAGATGATCTCCTCATACGTCGGCGAAAATGCCGAATTCGAAAGACAGATGCTTTCCGGCGAACTCGAGGTAGAACTCACTCCACAGGGCACTTTGGCTGAAAAATGCCGCGCTGCACAACATGGCATTCCCGCTTTCTACACACCTGCGGGCTACGGCACCGAAGTCGCTGAAGGCAAGGAAACCAAAGAGTTCAACGGCAAAATGCACATCCTCGAACATGCTTTTGAAGCTGATTTCTCCATCGTAAAAGCCTGGAAAGGCGACCACGCCGGAAATTTAATTTTTAAAGGCACCGCCCGAAACTTCAACGCGCCCATGGCCGGAGCCGGCAAAATTACAATTGCTGAAGTAGAAGAACTTGTAGCGCCCGGTGAACTTGATCCGAATGAAATCCACATTCCGGGAATCATGGTGCAGCGCATCTTCCAGGGAGAAAAATTCGAGAAAAGAATAGAACAACGCACGGTCCGCAAACGCGCGTAG
- a CDS encoding CoA transferase subunit B: MLTKEQIAQRISKELKDGYYVNLGIGIPTLVPNYVPQGISVEFQSENGVLGMGPFPFEGEEDPDLINAGKQTITTLPGASFFDSAFSFGMIRSQKVDLTILGAMEVSENGDIANWKIPGKMVKGMGGAMDLVASAENIIVAMMHVNKAGESKILKKCTLPLTGVGCVKKVVTELAVLEVTPDGFKLLERAPGISVEDIIKATEADLIIEGEIPEMQF, from the coding sequence ATGCTTACAAAAGAACAGATAGCACAAAGAATATCCAAAGAACTTAAAGACGGTTACTACGTAAACCTCGGAATCGGAATTCCGACATTGGTCCCCAATTACGTCCCACAGGGGATTTCGGTAGAATTTCAAAGTGAAAACGGCGTGCTCGGCATGGGACCGTTTCCCTTTGAAGGTGAAGAAGACCCGGATCTAATCAACGCCGGAAAACAAACCATCACCACACTGCCGGGCGCTTCATTTTTCGATTCGGCATTCAGTTTTGGGATGATCCGCAGCCAGAAAGTAGATCTCACCATCCTCGGTGCGATGGAGGTTTCCGAAAACGGCGACATCGCCAACTGGAAGATCCCCGGCAAAATGGTGAAAGGAATGGGCGGCGCCATGGATTTGGTAGCTTCCGCTGAAAATATCATCGTTGCCATGATGCACGTCAACAAAGCCGGCGAAAGCAAAATCCTTAAAAAATGTACACTTCCACTCACGGGTGTCGGTTGCGTCAAAAAAGTAGTTACCGAACTCGCTGTTTTGGAGGTGACACCGGATGGTTTCAAACTTCTTGAGCGTGCGCCGGGTATCTCGGTGGAAGATATCATCAAAGCTACAGAAGCTGATCTCATCATCGAAGGTGAAATTCCGGAGATGCAGTTTTAA
- a CDS encoding N-acetyltransferase translates to MEFNNDFTVKVAGTEELKFIPVILNEIEESAKERGTGIAKRTASYLEEKINEGKAVMAFSKEGEWAGFCYIETWSNKTYVANSGLIVARKFRKEGLARMIKKFIFDYSRQQYPDAKLFGLTTGLAVMKINSNLGYKPVTYSELTQDDVFWSGCQSCVNFKILKSKERKNCLCTAMLYNPNDITASEPESSHKLFSKFKKIKTILWKK, encoded by the coding sequence GTGGAATTTAATAATGATTTTACAGTTAAAGTTGCCGGTACAGAAGAACTGAAATTCATTCCGGTCATTCTTAATGAAATAGAAGAATCCGCAAAGGAACGCGGAACCGGGATCGCAAAACGCACAGCTTCTTATCTTGAAGAAAAGATCAACGAAGGAAAAGCCGTGATGGCCTTCTCTAAGGAAGGTGAATGGGCGGGTTTCTGTTATATTGAAACATGGAGTAACAAAACTTATGTTGCCAACTCCGGACTTATTGTGGCAAGAAAGTTCAGGAAAGAAGGCTTGGCCCGAATGATTAAGAAGTTCATCTTCGATTACTCGCGTCAGCAATATCCCGACGCAAAACTCTTCGGACTGACCACAGGACTGGCAGTGATGAAGATCAACAGTAACCTCGGCTACAAACCCGTTACTTATTCGGAATTAACGCAGGACGATGTCTTCTGGAGCGGTTGCCAAAGCTGTGTGAACTTCAAGATTTTAAAAAGCAAAGAACGCAAAAACTGTCTCTGCACAGCCATGCTTTACAACCCAAATGATATCACAGCGAGTGAGCCCGAAAGTAGCCACAAGCTGTTCTCTAAATTCAAAAAAATAAAAACAATCTTATGGAAAAAGTAG
- the argG gene encoding argininosuccinate synthase — translation MEKVVLAYSGGLDTSFCAVYLSKVKQLEVHAVMVNLGGFSEEEIKKTEERAYQLGVKSFRVIDDAENYYEKCIKYLIFGNVLKNNTYPLSVSSERVFQATAIADYAKKIGAKAIAHGSTGAGNDQVRFDSIFQILLPEAEIITPIRDLKLSRNEEIEFLKENGFEINFEKSQYSINKGLWGTSVGGKETLTSNLSLPEKAYPTQISKTEPEEVSITFEKGEITAVNGEKFLKPIQAIQKIQEIAQAFGIGRDTHVGDTIIGIKGRVSFEAAAPLIILKAHHLLEKHTLTKSQLLLKDQLSLTYGNYLHDGLVLDPVMKDIETLFENSQKAVNGTVKVLLKPYHFSLIGVESPNDLMSSEFGTYGEMNKKWTEADVKGFSKIYSNALSIYHQVNNGN, via the coding sequence ATGGAAAAAGTAGTTTTAGCCTACAGTGGCGGACTCGATACTTCTTTTTGCGCCGTGTATCTTTCTAAAGTTAAACAGTTGGAAGTGCATGCGGTAATGGTGAATCTGGGCGGATTTTCCGAAGAGGAAATCAAAAAAACGGAAGAGCGTGCTTACCAGTTGGGCGTGAAATCTTTTCGGGTGATTGATGACGCTGAAAACTATTACGAAAAATGTATTAAATATCTGATTTTCGGAAACGTGCTTAAAAACAACACGTATCCGCTTTCTGTAAGTTCCGAAAGGGTTTTCCAGGCAACCGCGATTGCTGATTATGCCAAGAAAATCGGTGCGAAAGCCATCGCTCACGGAAGTACGGGGGCCGGGAATGATCAGGTTCGGTTCGACAGTATTTTCCAGATTCTTTTACCCGAAGCTGAAATCATTACCCCGATCCGCGACCTTAAACTTTCGAGAAATGAAGAAATTGAATTCTTAAAGGAAAACGGTTTTGAGATTAACTTTGAAAAGTCTCAATACTCCATCAACAAAGGACTTTGGGGAACCTCAGTTGGTGGAAAAGAAACGCTGACCTCCAATTTATCACTGCCGGAAAAGGCTTATCCGACTCAGATTTCCAAAACTGAACCTGAAGAAGTATCTATCACTTTTGAAAAAGGCGAAATTACTGCGGTAAACGGTGAGAAATTTTTAAAACCTATTCAGGCGATTCAGAAAATCCAGGAAATTGCGCAGGCTTTCGGAATTGGACGCGACACGCACGTTGGCGACACCATTATCGGCATCAAAGGCCGCGTGAGTTTTGAAGCCGCCGCACCTTTAATTATTCTGAAAGCGCATCATTTACTCGAAAAACATACGCTGACGAAAAGCCAGTTGCTGCTGAAAGACCAACTGAGTTTAACGTACGGAAACTATCTCCACGATGGATTAGTTCTGGATCCGGTGATGAAAGACATCGAAACTCTTTTCGAAAATTCCCAAAAAGCCGTGAACGGAACAGTGAAAGTTCTGCTCAAACCATATCATTTCAGTCTGATTGGCGTGGAATCTCCAAACGACCTAATGTCTTCAGAATTTGGAACTTACGGCGAAATGAACAAAAAATGGACGGAAGCTGACGTCAAGGGTTTCTCAAAAATATATTCGAATGCGTTGAGCATTTATCACCAAGTAAACAACGGAAATTAA